One genomic segment of Echeneis naucrates chromosome 18, fEcheNa1.1, whole genome shotgun sequence includes these proteins:
- the synpo2a gene encoding synaptopodin-2 isoform X3: MGTGDYICVTLRGGAPWGFTLREGEGDTYRPLLISQVEEGGCAFLAGVWEGDEVVSLNGEPCADLTLLRAFALIDTSIDCLQLLLKRHCSNLPGDCESEEVKSDEREPPSDTFKSTTLHIFSPKHRAQSPRELYISGPQDKAQYAELGSETQFPKSPHLLYSQLHAPSSDDQRCQELVFEEKEVQKSCPPGDMVELQVSLSEQTLIDRASTSLGSARGIEGEPSNREAVQTIHTTTVSHCVPCPVREPLGQHGVVLSSPSVLEQVEVILQQQSASGAGRGILSVGGPGVSGSVGSQSKGEEGGEHSKGFPGSFTVSFGIPSEEVTQTEDQNSDSEGDPDRPNKHRARHARLRRSESLSEKQVKEAKSKCKRIALLLTAAPPNPNNKGVLMFKKHRQRAKKYTLVSYGTGEDEPEHSDEEDEENEEDKRETHTVEFTLVAPSDSEIDKHFLANAHSGQGVLTVNWDKGLLEIERNLNNQVEMECLPETQGKGALMFAQRRQRMEEISAEHEELRRQGIPVEGLLETEKKAVENSYMQSTTEGQVYMDVNVNQQSQQQCQQYQEQQYYEQQSYQQQQQAYQQQQQTYQQQQQYQQQYQQQQYEQHQYQQQQRYQQQQQEYHQQQQQMQYHSSNVNGTVQHQTNEMQSSFSNRTAKPFSVENMAATPYSPTMSGTNQESMGQGEQIASRDERISTPAIRSGLLMDARRRNIAKPMFTFREAPKVSPNPALLHLLNRSDKKLGFETAPEEDYLSLGAEACNFLQSPRVKHKTPPPVAPKPVINPNTAPWSAQIELTNPDMAQHAENSVSTPAVAPTTETAPAPGLEPTPAPASEHSPPPAPQEPPASNMTEEQHTWTLPKPEHQQQPQQVMAQADDSHMNSTIQPESAPVPAPAPAAAPVHVPAPPPVPVPAPAPAAAPVHVPAPAPLPVPAHAPARTWDEAQSQQPSTNSWHPAQVQPQKPSPSQSPQQPWVAHQTSQSQAQPQSPQNTWTPRIQPTWGQLQGQAETQAHVQPHWSQPLEQQQPPPQATWTQSHEQPQHLQPTWGQPQELMQQQAKAPWTQPPQRETQPQPPWVQPPQEKPQAQPPWVQRVQPESQPQPAWVQQPQQEAPQQAWSQPETPGQPQPPWVSSQPQQQQQPSVNAWAPSQAQVQPPWMEASQAQSQTQPQPNLNPWAPVPPQTQSQPPWAQQSAEHNQHVMNLWAQEQNEAQPQPPWAQPVPLQSAQQPHWQSATSKTSPQPPMSTWAPAQTQPQPPVNAWTPESQQTPISASISMVNNHPPPKPWQPQNAPQSRTQPPPPQRIHSFTIGQRSSPPINPMATVLNPSSAGSSYEMPAVKGKGADMFAKRQSRMEKYVVDSETVQANKSLGRSYSLSPPARVASRGHKSASPSSSPKPATRASTTPPPRQTSLLEKAHKPPTPWEAASRHPLGLVDEAFRNTHQTLASNIRLAAQRKILPEPPAGWKARVSYGAQQKTGSQTWSPSQSRSQSRGPLPSFLSPTKSAISPPALHTGYRSLPRQWQSQRSVTEANMGYSVSPSENERPSGKQTYKSVFTSNTWSWRQ; this comes from the exons ATGGGCACCGGGGATTACATCTGCGTCACGCTGCGTGGGGGTGCACCCTGGGGATTCAccctgagagagggagagggggacaCTTACAGACCTCTCCTAATCTCCCAG GTAGAAGAAGGTGGCTGTGCTTTCCTGGCTGGCGTCTGGGAAGGTGATGAGGTGGTGTCACTCAATGGCGAGCCTTGTGCTGATCTCACCCTTCTAAGAGCCTTTGCGCTTATTGACACATCGATTGActgcctgcagctgcttcttAAAAG ACACTGCTCTAATCTCCCTGGAGACTGTGAATCAGAAGAAGTTAAAAGTGATGAGAGGGAGCCCCCAAGTGATACTTTCAAGAGCACCACCCTCCACATCTTCTCCCCAAAGCACCGAGCTCAAAGCCCCAGGGAGCTCTACATATCTGGACCCCAGGATAAGGCCCAGTATGCAGAGTTGGGCAGCGAAACACAGTTTCCCAAGAGTCCCCACCTGCTTTACAGCCAGCTCCATGCTCCTTCATCTGATGATCAGAGATGCCAGGAGCTTGTTTTTGAGGAGAAAGAGGTGCAGAAGAGCTGCCCCCCAGGGGACATGGTCGAGCTCCAAGTGTCCCTATCTGAGCAAACGTTGATCGACAGGGCCAGTACGTCTCTTGGGAGTGCTCGTGGGATTGAGGGGGAACCTTCAAACAGGGAGGCTGTCCAGACTATCCATACCACCACCGTATCACACTGTGTACCATGCCCTGTTAGAGAGCCGCTCGGGCAGCATGGGGTGGTGCTCAGCTCCCCTTCAGTGCTGGAGCAAGTAGAGGTCATTTTGCAGCAGCAATCAGCATCAGGAGCAGGGAGGGGCATCCTGAGTGTGGGTGGCCCCGGGGTCAGTGGAAGTGTTGGTTCCCAAAgtaaaggagaagaaggaggagagcatAGCAAAGGATTTCCTGGCTCTTTTACTGTTTCATTTGGAATTCCCTCAGAAGaagtgacacaaacagaagatcAGAACTCAGATTCTGAGGGAGATCCAGACAGACCAAACAAACATCGGGCAAGACACGCCA GACTCAGGCGCAGTGAGAGTCTGTCCGAGAAGCAGGTAAAGGAGGCCAAGTCCAAATGTAAACGGATTGCTCTCCTCCTCACAGCTGCACCGCCCAACCCCAACAACAAAGGGGTGTTGATGTTCAAGAAACATCGGCAGAGGGCCAAGAAATACACACTTGTAAGCTACGGAACAGGAGAAGACGAACCAGAACACAGCGACGAAGAGGACGAGGAAAACGAAGAGGACAAACGGGAAACTCATACTGTTGAATTTACCCTTGTGGCTCCTAGTGATTCTGAAATAGATAAGCATTTCCTCGCAAATGCCCATAGTGGCCAAGGTGTGCTAACTGTCAACTGGGACAAGGGTCTCCTTGAGATTGAAAGGAACCTGAACAATCAAGTAGAGATGGAGTGTTTGCCTGAAACTCAGGGCAAGGGTGCCCTAATGTTTGCCCAACGGCGCCAAAGGATGGAAGAGATTTCTGCTGAACATGAGGAGCTTAGGCGCCAGGGGATTCCTGTGGAAGGATTGCTCGAGACTGAAAAGAAGGCAGTGGAAAACTCCTACATGCAGTCCACAACAGAGGGCCAGGTCTACATGGATGTAAATGTAAACCAGCAAAGCCAACAACAATGCCAGCAATACCAAGAGCAGCAATACTACGAGCAACAGAGctaccaacaacaacagcaggcctaccaacagcagcaacagacctaccaacaacagcagcaatacCAGCAGCAGTATCAGCAACAGCAGTACGAACAGCATcaatatcaacaacaacaaaggtaccagcagcagcagcaagagtaccaccaacagcagcagcaaatgcaGTACCATTCTTCAAACGTTAATGGCACAGTCCAACATCAAACCAATGAAATGCAAAGTTCTTTCAGCAATCGCACCGCAAAGCCTTTCTCTGTTGAAAACATGGCTGCTACCCCTTACTCACCCACAATGAGTGGGACCAATCAGGAGTCTATGGGCCAAGGAGAACAGATAGCGTCTCGAGATGAGCGCATTTCAACCCCTGCAATTAGGTCCGGCCTTTTGATGGATGCAAGGAGAAGAAACATTGCCAAGCCAATGTTTACGTTTAGGGAAGCACCAAAGGTTTCACCTAACCCAGCATTACTGCACCTCCTCAACAGGAGTGATAAGAAATTGGGTTTTGAAACAGCACCTGAGGAAGACTATCTTAGCCTTGGGGCTGAGGCTTGTAATTTCCTCCAATCTCCGCGAGTCAAGCACAAGACTCCTCCACCTGTGGCTCCAAAACCTGTGATCAACCCCAACACTGCCCCTTGGTCCGCACAGATAGAACTGACCAACCCGGACATGGCTCAGCATGCTGAAAATAGTGTATCCACACCTGCTGTGGCCCCCACCACAGAAACCGCCCCTGCTCCGGGACTAGAGCCAACCCCTGCACCTGCTTCTGAACACTCTCCCCCTCCTGCCCCCCAGGAGCCTCCTGCCAGTAATATGACAGAGGAGCAGCACACATGGACCCTTCCAAAGCCTGAACATCAACAACAGCCTCAACAAGTGATGGCCCAAGCAGACGATAGTCATATGAATTCTACAATACAGCCAGAGTCTGCccctgttcctgctcctgctcctgctgctgctccggtTCAtgttcctgctcctcctcctgttcctgttcctgctcctgctcctgctgctgctcctgttcatgttcctgctcctgctcctcttcctgttcctgctcATGCTCCTGCTAGGACCTGGGATGAAGCACAATCACAACAGCCATCTACAAATTCCTGGCATCCAGCTCAAGTGCAACCCCAGAAACCATCTCCAAGTCAGTCACCACAGCAACCTTGGGTGGCACATCAAACCTCTCAATCCCAAGCACAGCCTCAATCCCCCCAAAATACATGGACCCCTCGAATTCAGCCAACTTGGGGCCAGCTTCAAGGGCAAGCAGAAACCCAGGCACATGTTCAGCCACACTGGTCACAGCCTTTAGAGCAACAACAGCCACCGCCACAAGCAACCTGGACACAATCTCATGAGCAGCCACAACATTTGCAACCAACTTGGGGTCAACCTCAAGAATTAATGCAACAGCAGGCCAAAGCTCCATGgacacagccaccacagagAGAAACTCAGCCCCAGCCACCATGGGTGCAACCACCCCAGGAAAAACCACAAGCACAACCTCCTTGGGTTCAACGGGTTCAACCAGAATCCCAGCCACAGCCAGCATGGGTTCAGCAACCTCAGCAAGAGGCTCCACAACAAGCATGGTCACAGCCCGAAACACCAGGTCAACCTCAACCACCCTGGGTATCCAGTCAacctcaacagcagcagcaaccttCGGTTAATGCATGGGCTCCATCACAAGCTCAAGTTCAACCACCTTGGATGGAAGCATCTCAAGCACAATCTCAAACTCAGCCTCAACCCAATCTGAATCCATGGGCTCCAGTGCCTCCCCAGACACAGTCCCAACCACCTTGGGCCCAGCAATCTGCAGAACATAATCAACATGTCATGAATTTGTGGGCTCAAGAGCAAAACGAGGCCCAACCCCAACCACCATGGGCTCAACCAGTTCCACTCCAGTCCGCACAGCAGCCGCACTGGCAATCGGCAACTTCAAAGACTTCACCACAGCCACCAATGAGTACTTGGGCTCCAGCTCAGACACAACCACAGCCTCCTGTGAATGCTTGGACACCAGAGTCACAGCAAACACCTATAAGTGCATCCATATCGATGGTTAACAATCATCCTCCTCCAAAGCCTTGGCAACCACAAAATGCCCCACAAAGCCGcacccaaccaccaccaccacagcgAATTCACTCTTTCACCATCGGTCAAAGATCCTCACCACCCATCAACCCGATGGCCACCGTCTTAAACCCATCTTCTGCAGGTTCATCTTATGAAATGCCAGCTGTCAAAGGGAAAGGAGCTGATATGTTTGCCAAGAGGCAGTCTCGCATGGAGAAGTATGTTGTGGACTCTGAGACTGTTCAAGCAAACAAG TCACTTGGCAGGAGCTACTCCCTTTCTCCACCAGCCAGGGTAGCATCGAGAGGCCACAAGTCAGCTTCGCCTTCTTCCTCCCCAAAGCCTGCGACTCGGGCTTCCACAACTCCCCCACCAAGGCAGACATCCCTGCTGGAAAAAGCCCACAAACCTCCAACTCCCTGGGAGGCTGCCTCCAGGCATCCACTGGGCTTGGTGGATGAAGCTTTTCGTAACACCCACCAAACCCTTGCCTCAAACATCCGCTTGGCAGCCCAGCGCAAAATTCTGCCTGAGCCACCAGCAGGATGGAAGGCCAGGGTGTCTTATGGGGCACAGCAGAAAACGGGGAGCCAGACTTGGAGCCCGAGCCAAAGCCGCAGTCAGAGCCGAGGTCCGCTGCCATCATTTCTGTCACCAACAAAGAGCGCCATCTCCCCTCCTGCTCTTCATACAGGTTACAGGTCCCTGCCCAGGCAGTGGCAGTCTCAGAGGTCTGTGACGGAGGCAAACATGGGCTACTCAGTTTCTCCCTCTGAAAATGAGAGGCCCTCGGGTAAGCAAACTTACAAGTCTGTGTTTACCAGCAACACTTGGAGCTGGAGACAGTAG
- the synpo2a gene encoding synaptopodin-2 isoform X2: MGTGDYICVTLRGGAPWGFTLREGEGDTYRPLLISQVEEGGCAFLAGVWEGDEVVSLNGEPCADLTLLRAFALIDTSIDCLQLLLKRHCSNLPGDCESEEVKSDEREPPSDTFKSTTLHIFSPKHRAQSPRELYISGPQDKAQYAELGSETQFPKSPHLLYSQLHAPSSDDQRCQELVFEEKEVQKSCPPGDMVELQVSLSEQTLIDRASTSLGSARGIEGEPSNREAVQTIHTTTVSHCVPCPVREPLGQHGVVLSSPSVLEQVEVILQQQSASGAGRGILSVGGPGVSGSVGSQSKGEEGGEHSKGFPGSFTVSFGIPSEEVTQTEDQNSDSEGDPDRPNKHRARHARLRRSESLSEKQVKEAKSKCKRIALLLTAAPPNPNNKGVLMFKKHRQRAKKYTLVSYGTGEDEPEHSDEEDEENEEDKRETHTVEFTLVAPSDSEIDKHFLANAHSGQGVLTVNWDKGLLEIERNLNNQVEMECLPETQGKGALMFAQRRQRMEEISAEHEELRRQGIPVEGLLETEKKAVENSYMQSTTEGQVYMDVNVNQQSQQQCQQYQEQQYYEQQSYQQQQQAYQQQQQTYQQQQQYQQQYQQQQYEQHQYQQQQRYQQQQQEYHQQQQQMQYHSSNVNGTVQHQTNEMQSSFSNRTAKPFSVENMAATPYSPTMSGTNQESMGQGEQIASRDERISTPAIRSGLLMDARRRNIAKPMFTFREAPKVSPNPALLHLLNRSDKKLGFETAPEEDYLSLGAEACNFLQSPRVKHKTPPPVAPKPVINPNTAPWSAQIELTNPDMAQHAENSVSTPAVAPTTETAPAPGLEPTPAPASEHSPPPAPQEPPASNMTEEQHTWTLPKPEHQQQPQQVMAQADDSHMNSTIQPESAPVPAPAPAAAPVHVPAPPPVPVPAPAPAAAPVHVPAPAPLPVPAHAPARTWDEAQSQQPSTNSWHPAQVQPQKPSPSQSPQQPWVAHQTSQSQAQPQSPQNTWTPRIQPTWGQLQGQAETQAHVQPHWSQPLEQQQPPPQATWTQSHEQPQHLQPTWGQPQELMQQQAKAPWTQPPQRETQPQPPWVQPPQEKPQAQPPWVQRVQPESQPQPAWVQQPQQEAPQQAWSQPETPGQPQPPWVSSQPQQQQQPSVNAWAPSQAQVQPPWMEASQAQSQTQPQPNLNPWAPVPPQTQSQPPWAQQSAEHNQHVMNLWAQEQNEAQPQPPWAQPVPLQSAQQPHWQSATSKTSPQPPMSTWAPAQTQPQPPVNAWTPESQQTPISASISMVNNHPPPKPWQPQNAPQSRTQPPPPQRIHSFTIGQRSSPPINPMATVLNPSSAGSSYEMPAVKGKGADMFAKRQSRMEKYVVDSETVQANKASRSTSPAASLPTEWKYTPNSLGRSYSLSPPARVASRGHKSASPSSSPKPATRASTTPPPRQTSLLEKAHKPPTPWEAASRHPLGLVDEAFRNTHQTLASNIRLAAQRKILPEPPAGWKARVSYGAQQKTGSQTWSPSQSRSQSRGPLPSFLSPTKSAISPPALHTGYRSLPRQWQSQRSVTEANMGYSVSPSENERPSGKQTYKSVFTSNTWSWRQ, encoded by the exons ATGGGCACCGGGGATTACATCTGCGTCACGCTGCGTGGGGGTGCACCCTGGGGATTCAccctgagagagggagagggggacaCTTACAGACCTCTCCTAATCTCCCAG GTAGAAGAAGGTGGCTGTGCTTTCCTGGCTGGCGTCTGGGAAGGTGATGAGGTGGTGTCACTCAATGGCGAGCCTTGTGCTGATCTCACCCTTCTAAGAGCCTTTGCGCTTATTGACACATCGATTGActgcctgcagctgcttcttAAAAG ACACTGCTCTAATCTCCCTGGAGACTGTGAATCAGAAGAAGTTAAAAGTGATGAGAGGGAGCCCCCAAGTGATACTTTCAAGAGCACCACCCTCCACATCTTCTCCCCAAAGCACCGAGCTCAAAGCCCCAGGGAGCTCTACATATCTGGACCCCAGGATAAGGCCCAGTATGCAGAGTTGGGCAGCGAAACACAGTTTCCCAAGAGTCCCCACCTGCTTTACAGCCAGCTCCATGCTCCTTCATCTGATGATCAGAGATGCCAGGAGCTTGTTTTTGAGGAGAAAGAGGTGCAGAAGAGCTGCCCCCCAGGGGACATGGTCGAGCTCCAAGTGTCCCTATCTGAGCAAACGTTGATCGACAGGGCCAGTACGTCTCTTGGGAGTGCTCGTGGGATTGAGGGGGAACCTTCAAACAGGGAGGCTGTCCAGACTATCCATACCACCACCGTATCACACTGTGTACCATGCCCTGTTAGAGAGCCGCTCGGGCAGCATGGGGTGGTGCTCAGCTCCCCTTCAGTGCTGGAGCAAGTAGAGGTCATTTTGCAGCAGCAATCAGCATCAGGAGCAGGGAGGGGCATCCTGAGTGTGGGTGGCCCCGGGGTCAGTGGAAGTGTTGGTTCCCAAAgtaaaggagaagaaggaggagagcatAGCAAAGGATTTCCTGGCTCTTTTACTGTTTCATTTGGAATTCCCTCAGAAGaagtgacacaaacagaagatcAGAACTCAGATTCTGAGGGAGATCCAGACAGACCAAACAAACATCGGGCAAGACACGCCA GACTCAGGCGCAGTGAGAGTCTGTCCGAGAAGCAGGTAAAGGAGGCCAAGTCCAAATGTAAACGGATTGCTCTCCTCCTCACAGCTGCACCGCCCAACCCCAACAACAAAGGGGTGTTGATGTTCAAGAAACATCGGCAGAGGGCCAAGAAATACACACTTGTAAGCTACGGAACAGGAGAAGACGAACCAGAACACAGCGACGAAGAGGACGAGGAAAACGAAGAGGACAAACGGGAAACTCATACTGTTGAATTTACCCTTGTGGCTCCTAGTGATTCTGAAATAGATAAGCATTTCCTCGCAAATGCCCATAGTGGCCAAGGTGTGCTAACTGTCAACTGGGACAAGGGTCTCCTTGAGATTGAAAGGAACCTGAACAATCAAGTAGAGATGGAGTGTTTGCCTGAAACTCAGGGCAAGGGTGCCCTAATGTTTGCCCAACGGCGCCAAAGGATGGAAGAGATTTCTGCTGAACATGAGGAGCTTAGGCGCCAGGGGATTCCTGTGGAAGGATTGCTCGAGACTGAAAAGAAGGCAGTGGAAAACTCCTACATGCAGTCCACAACAGAGGGCCAGGTCTACATGGATGTAAATGTAAACCAGCAAAGCCAACAACAATGCCAGCAATACCAAGAGCAGCAATACTACGAGCAACAGAGctaccaacaacaacagcaggcctaccaacagcagcaacagacctaccaacaacagcagcaatacCAGCAGCAGTATCAGCAACAGCAGTACGAACAGCATcaatatcaacaacaacaaaggtaccagcagcagcagcaagagtaccaccaacagcagcagcaaatgcaGTACCATTCTTCAAACGTTAATGGCACAGTCCAACATCAAACCAATGAAATGCAAAGTTCTTTCAGCAATCGCACCGCAAAGCCTTTCTCTGTTGAAAACATGGCTGCTACCCCTTACTCACCCACAATGAGTGGGACCAATCAGGAGTCTATGGGCCAAGGAGAACAGATAGCGTCTCGAGATGAGCGCATTTCAACCCCTGCAATTAGGTCCGGCCTTTTGATGGATGCAAGGAGAAGAAACATTGCCAAGCCAATGTTTACGTTTAGGGAAGCACCAAAGGTTTCACCTAACCCAGCATTACTGCACCTCCTCAACAGGAGTGATAAGAAATTGGGTTTTGAAACAGCACCTGAGGAAGACTATCTTAGCCTTGGGGCTGAGGCTTGTAATTTCCTCCAATCTCCGCGAGTCAAGCACAAGACTCCTCCACCTGTGGCTCCAAAACCTGTGATCAACCCCAACACTGCCCCTTGGTCCGCACAGATAGAACTGACCAACCCGGACATGGCTCAGCATGCTGAAAATAGTGTATCCACACCTGCTGTGGCCCCCACCACAGAAACCGCCCCTGCTCCGGGACTAGAGCCAACCCCTGCACCTGCTTCTGAACACTCTCCCCCTCCTGCCCCCCAGGAGCCTCCTGCCAGTAATATGACAGAGGAGCAGCACACATGGACCCTTCCAAAGCCTGAACATCAACAACAGCCTCAACAAGTGATGGCCCAAGCAGACGATAGTCATATGAATTCTACAATACAGCCAGAGTCTGCccctgttcctgctcctgctcctgctgctgctccggtTCAtgttcctgctcctcctcctgttcctgttcctgctcctgctcctgctgctgctcctgttcatgttcctgctcctgctcctcttcctgttcctgctcATGCTCCTGCTAGGACCTGGGATGAAGCACAATCACAACAGCCATCTACAAATTCCTGGCATCCAGCTCAAGTGCAACCCCAGAAACCATCTCCAAGTCAGTCACCACAGCAACCTTGGGTGGCACATCAAACCTCTCAATCCCAAGCACAGCCTCAATCCCCCCAAAATACATGGACCCCTCGAATTCAGCCAACTTGGGGCCAGCTTCAAGGGCAAGCAGAAACCCAGGCACATGTTCAGCCACACTGGTCACAGCCTTTAGAGCAACAACAGCCACCGCCACAAGCAACCTGGACACAATCTCATGAGCAGCCACAACATTTGCAACCAACTTGGGGTCAACCTCAAGAATTAATGCAACAGCAGGCCAAAGCTCCATGgacacagccaccacagagAGAAACTCAGCCCCAGCCACCATGGGTGCAACCACCCCAGGAAAAACCACAAGCACAACCTCCTTGGGTTCAACGGGTTCAACCAGAATCCCAGCCACAGCCAGCATGGGTTCAGCAACCTCAGCAAGAGGCTCCACAACAAGCATGGTCACAGCCCGAAACACCAGGTCAACCTCAACCACCCTGGGTATCCAGTCAacctcaacagcagcagcaaccttCGGTTAATGCATGGGCTCCATCACAAGCTCAAGTTCAACCACCTTGGATGGAAGCATCTCAAGCACAATCTCAAACTCAGCCTCAACCCAATCTGAATCCATGGGCTCCAGTGCCTCCCCAGACACAGTCCCAACCACCTTGGGCCCAGCAATCTGCAGAACATAATCAACATGTCATGAATTTGTGGGCTCAAGAGCAAAACGAGGCCCAACCCCAACCACCATGGGCTCAACCAGTTCCACTCCAGTCCGCACAGCAGCCGCACTGGCAATCGGCAACTTCAAAGACTTCACCACAGCCACCAATGAGTACTTGGGCTCCAGCTCAGACACAACCACAGCCTCCTGTGAATGCTTGGACACCAGAGTCACAGCAAACACCTATAAGTGCATCCATATCGATGGTTAACAATCATCCTCCTCCAAAGCCTTGGCAACCACAAAATGCCCCACAAAGCCGcacccaaccaccaccaccacagcgAATTCACTCTTTCACCATCGGTCAAAGATCCTCACCACCCATCAACCCGATGGCCACCGTCTTAAACCCATCTTCTGCAGGTTCATCTTATGAAATGCCAGCTGTCAAAGGGAAAGGAGCTGATATGTTTGCCAAGAGGCAGTCTCGCATGGAGAAGTATGTTGTGGACTCTGAGACTGTTCAAGCAAACAAGGCAAGCCGATCAACATCTCCAGCTGCTTCCTTACCAACTGAGTGGAAATATACACCGAAT TCACTTGGCAGGAGCTACTCCCTTTCTCCACCAGCCAGGGTAGCATCGAGAGGCCACAAGTCAGCTTCGCCTTCTTCCTCCCCAAAGCCTGCGACTCGGGCTTCCACAACTCCCCCACCAAGGCAGACATCCCTGCTGGAAAAAGCCCACAAACCTCCAACTCCCTGGGAGGCTGCCTCCAGGCATCCACTGGGCTTGGTGGATGAAGCTTTTCGTAACACCCACCAAACCCTTGCCTCAAACATCCGCTTGGCAGCCCAGCGCAAAATTCTGCCTGAGCCACCAGCAGGATGGAAGGCCAGGGTGTCTTATGGGGCACAGCAGAAAACGGGGAGCCAGACTTGGAGCCCGAGCCAAAGCCGCAGTCAGAGCCGAGGTCCGCTGCCATCATTTCTGTCACCAACAAAGAGCGCCATCTCCCCTCCTGCTCTTCATACAGGTTACAGGTCCCTGCCCAGGCAGTGGCAGTCTCAGAGGTCTGTGACGGAGGCAAACATGGGCTACTCAGTTTCTCCCTCTGAAAATGAGAGGCCCTCGGGTAAGCAAACTTACAAGTCTGTGTTTACCAGCAACACTTGGAGCTGGAGACAGTAG